The Deltaproteobacteria bacterium HGW-Deltaproteobacteria-4 genomic interval GCCGACCACAATCGCATCGACATCCTGGCCACCTAGCGCTCGCAGCGGGTTACAGGCGCCATGCGCATGTTCTTGATCACGATTGATGACGTCGCAGATTGTACGAGTGGTGGTGTCAACAATCACAAAGCCGGGGGCAGAGCCGAAATGACCGTAAACTTGACTCTCGAGATTGTTGCTACCGGAAACGGGGACGGGAAAACAGATTTTCATGGTGTATTCTCCTTTCAGAAGTATTGTGCATATACACAATACTTCTGAAATATTCAGGAGTCAATATATAAATTTATTTTTAGAATTATTGGTGCAACACCCCTGAAGTTTTCAGATGTCCTTGATTTTTCTGGCGACCGGCGGGAGCAGTGCGCTTTCTGTATTTTTTGATTTTAGGTTTTGTATATATTGACGTCAATATATATTCGTGAAAATAAAATTTTCCTGGTAAGTGTTGAAATTGCGCGGACGTGGGCTGTTCCGGGGGGGCTAAGGAAGATTTCTAGCGGGAGTAGCTGCGGGTGAGGGCGAGAAATTCGGTATAACTCTCGACCGCGACGATTTTATGGCAGATCTCGGTGTTACGAAAGACCTTGGCGATGTCGGCGAGAATTTCCAGTTGCATGCCGTCATCGTGCGTGGGAGTGATGATGAGGAGAATGACGTGCGCCGGGCGCCCGTCGGGGGAGTCGAAATCGATCCCGGCCGCGGAGAGGCCGACGGCGATGATGGTTTCGGTGACGCCGCGCATGCGGGCGTGCGGGACGGCAATACCGTTACCGATGCCGGTCGGCATAAGTTGTTCGCGGAGCATGGCGCCGTCGCTGATTTCGCCCGCCTCCAGGCCGCAAGCGGTGGCTGCGACGGCCGCGAGTTCCGCGACGGCTTCCGCCCGGGAGCGGGCTTGGAGACGGTTGATAAAGGTCCGGCCATTGGTGAATTTCGTGAAGCGATTTTGCCTCTTCAGGCGGAGTACACGTTGCAGGATCGGTCCGCTCATCAACGAGGTCACCAGGGCCATGACAACCAGGGCGACAAAGAGGCGTTCGTTGATCAGGCCGTATTGCAGGGCAAGGAGGCCGAGGATGATCTCCATGGCGCCACGGGCATTCATCCCGAAACCCATGGCCCAGGCTTCGCGCCGCGCCATGCCGCTCATCCGCCCGGCAAGACCGCAGCCGATGACCTTGCCGAGGGTGGCGATGATCAGGACGGTGATGACGAGGAGCAGATCGAACTCTTTGACGAAGTTGACCCTGAGGCCGATGCCGGCAAAGAAGAGCGGAGCAAAGATAAAGGAGACAAACTGTTCGATGGTGGCGCGGGTGCGTTCGCGCAGATGACGGGAGTCGCCGAGGGCGATGCCGGCAATAAAGGCGCCGAAGATGGCATGAATGCCGATCCATTCAGTAAAAGCGGCGCAGAAGAGGGCGAGGGAGAGGGAGAAACCGAGGATGCCGCCGGGCCAGCTCGAATGCGCCTGGATCCACGGCAGGGAGCGGTTGATCAGCCAGCGACCGACCGTCAGCATGCCGCCGGCAAAGGCCAAGGTGAGAAAGATCGTCGTGCCGATGCTGAACTGGTTGGTCTTGCCGATCATGCCGAGGATGACAGCGAAGATGATCCAGCCGACGAGATCGTTGAAGACCGCCGCGGCAACAACGAGCATGCCAAGATCGCTGCGGTAAAGGTTGAGATCCATCAGCGTCTTGATGATCACCGGCAGCGCTGAAATTGACAGGGCGGTGCCGATGAAGAGGGCAAAGACCAGGGTGTTTTCTCCCCCCGTCTGTCCGCCGATGAATTGCGGAAAGAACCAGGCCGCTGCAAAGCCAACGCCGAAGGGGCCGATGATGCCGGCGAGGCTGACGGCAATAGCGGTCTTTCCCTGTCGCCAGAGGGTTGAAAGGTCGACCTCCATGCCGGCGACGAGGAGAAAGAGGGTGATGGCGAGGGTCATCATCCCGTCGAGGACGAGAGCGCCGCCTCCCTGGGTGGGGAAAAGATAGCTGGAGAAGTGCGGCGCCAGGGTGCCGACGATCGTCGGACCCCAAAAGACCCCGGCGAGGATCTCGCCGAGGACCATCGGTTGATTGAAGCGTTTGGC includes:
- a CDS encoding cation/H(+) antiporter, coding for MASLSSHEVTVLFLALGLLLATARLFAEIAKRFNQPMVLGEILAGVFWGPTIVGTLAPHFSSYLFPTQGGGALVLDGMMTLAITLFLLVAGMEVDLSTLWRQGKTAIAVSLAGIIGPFGVGFAAAWFFPQFIGGQTGGENTLVFALFIGTALSISALPVIIKTLMDLNLYRSDLGMLVVAAAVFNDLVGWIIFAVILGMIGKTNQFSIGTTIFLTLAFAGGMLTVGRWLINRSLPWIQAHSSWPGGILGFSLSLALFCAAFTEWIGIHAIFGAFIAGIALGDSRHLRERTRATIEQFVSFIFAPLFFAGIGLRVNFVKEFDLLLVITVLIIATLGKVIGCGLAGRMSGMARREAWAMGFGMNARGAMEIILGLLALQYGLINERLFVALVVMALVTSLMSGPILQRVLRLKRQNRFTKFTNGRTFINRLQARSRAEAVAELAAVAATACGLEAGEISDGAMLREQLMPTGIGNGIAVPHARMRGVTETIIAVGLSAAGIDFDSPDGRPAHVILLIITPTHDDGMQLEILADIAKVFRNTEICHKIVAVESYTEFLALTRSYSR
- a CDS encoding diguanylate cyclase; the protein is MKICFPVPVSGSNNLESQVYGHFGSAPGFVIVDTTTRTICDVINRDQEHAHGACNPLRALGGQDVDAIVVGGIGNGALMGLLSAGLKVYQSQGGSIGKNLDLLESNHLLLMQPEQVCGGHGNGHSCGCAH